The Sus scrofa isolate TJ Tabasco breed Duroc chromosome 6, Sscrofa11.1, whole genome shotgun sequence region TGGGGATAACCTGGCATATGGAATCATGATGTTTTATCAGGAGAAACTGAGACGATActgcttttcctttctaaaaagagaaagcaaCCTTCTGTTGGGGCTCATTATAAAgggttttaaaattacaaaaacaaaacaaaacaaaacaaagagttttaaaattggAGTCAATAAAACATTGTCAATTcctagtctttttaaaaaaatctcagcagcatttttaaaaggcattgttcctttctctcctttgacGTGAAATCCTGCCTTCACTACACTCCAAATATCAAGAACAGCCACAATAATAACTCTCCAACTTCTTAGGACTTCAGAGTAGGCACACAGACCTAATTGTAGCTAGATGACACCCCTTCTCTCAATTTTCAGCTGTGCTCCCCTTTGAGATGGGAGTTCCTAGGAAGGATTCATTCTGACACCCTGAAACCTCTTGCTTCACTCTCCTttgaaagcaaaaaggaaaggtTTTGCTTTGCACAAGATAGAAAAGTTTGCCTGGGTGTGTGATACCAGAATTTCCACTAGTGACCCTAATAAACAAAGCCTCCCAACAGCTCTAAGCTCCCCAAAGGGAGAAAACCACCCAGGcactgaaaaacacaaaacaacttGAGTGTCAGAATGAATGAAAGCTTTCCTCCTCCAGTACTTCTGCTCTCCCAAGGCAAAAAAGAGGTGGAGTGGAGTGGGGACTTGTCATCACAGAATCCTTTTCCTTAAGCAAGCTCATTTTGAGAAGAGAGAGGACTGGATAGAAAGGGTTCCAAAGCCAGGGCACTTCTAACGGTCTGGCCTTTGACCCCACCTGCCTGTCCATTTCAGTCCACAGGTCCCACATTCCTCGCTCCGGGGATGTTGAGAACGTGGGCTTTCTAGCTCTCAGGGATGCAGCGAGGCCAGTTTCCTGTTGACCTTTCAGGGACTCTGAAATCAACTTTCCCCACACAGTCtgaattgtttgttttcatggGTTTTCAGCCTGCAGGAGCCTCCCTCccagccgccccctcccctcattcctgcccccctcccctccctccggCCTCTcaggctccccaccccccttttgtTGTCTCCTACCTGCTGGCCAGGCTCTGCCTGCAGTGCTGCCTGAAGGGCATCAGGTGGTAGTTCATGGCGTCCAGCAGCAGCTTCTGGCAGACCGGGTCGGTGCGCATGAAATCCACTGACTGGACCCGCTCCACCAGTTCGGGGGCCGGGATGAGAGCGAAGCGAAGGCGCTTCATGAGGTCGGGCGCGTACTGCATGCGGGTCTCGCGGTCGTGCTCCAGCCACAGCACGGACATCTGGAAGAGCGCCAGCTCCGACTCCACCGGGGGCGGCAGCGAGTCCAGCAGGGCGCGCATCTCCTCGAAGTTGAGCAGCAGCACATCCTCCACCAGGTACTTGTTGGCCAGCTTCTTGGTCTCCTCCAGGCCGTGCAGCGCAGCTATCTTGCACACCTGCTTGTAGTTCTGCACCGAGATCTGGTCGTTGAGGAACTGCACGCAGAGCTTGGTGACCTGGGGGATGTGCAAGATCTTGCTGACCGACAGCACCTCCTCCACCGTGTCCAGGGAGAGGGTCACGTTGGCCGTGTAGAGGTACTCGAGCACCAGGCGCAGCCCGATGGACGAGCAGCCCTGCAGCACTAGGTTATTGATGGCCCGAGGACTGGTCAGCAGCTTGTCGtcgggggaggaggaaggagtccCGGGCTCCTCCTGCGgcggtggctgctgctgctgtggcggcTGCtgcggcggctgctgctgctgctgcgggtCCTTGGGGGCCCCCAGGCCGTCCTGGCCGCCGACCCCTCCCCCGAGAGGGGGGTGACTGGAGAAGAGAGATCGGAAGTACTGCGAGCAGGAGGCCAGCACGGCCTTGTGGCAGTGGAACTGCTGGCCCTGGGCAGTCAGGGTCACGTCGCAAAACAGCTGCTTCCTCCACAGCAGGTTGAGGCCGTGCAGCAGGTTGTCGCTGTGGCTGGGGTCGAAGGTGGAGGTCCTGTCCCCGGATCTGGACATGGCGAGCTGACTCCGGGCACCTGGCTTTAAACCCTCCTCCGACCTGGCagacaggggtgggggatgggagggagggggaaagggtagtggagggggtggggtgtggtcggggtggggaagggtgtggaggggagggagggcgaAGAACCACAATCAGTGTTCAGCTTGGCCTCCAGACCCCGACCCTGAGAGGCAGGTCTGAAGGCGTTGGATCCTTGAGCGCCACCAGAAGGGCCCCGAGTGGGGTCCGGGCGCCCGTTCTGCTCCCTGCTACTCCTATCCTCACCGCCCACACACTTCGTCCCTCACTTTCCTAAAACCACCCGGGCTCGGCTCTTGGCAGCGACAGCGGTAGCAGCAGCGACGGCAAAGGGGCGGCTGAGGCCGAGACACCTCGTGTGCTTGTGTCCATGCCGGGCCGGAGGCAGGGAGAGGCGGGGAGTGGGGTGCCGGGGTGCCCCAAGAGCACAGAGGCGACCGTCGGCGGAGCTTCCAGGTCAACTCGCGCCTGCAGCTTTGCTTTTCGCAGTTGGTCCAGttttggaggggtgggggtgggaaagggggCCCGACAAGCGCGCGGGCGGGCGATTCTCAGCCCTCCAAATGCTAGGGACCCTTCGATTATCCGTGCTGCCCCGAGAAACTCCTAGGCTAATAGTCTGAGGGAGCAGATAAAGCCCTTTCTTCTCCCGGGAAAGTGCAGCGGAGCGCGGTGAGGACCAGCTCAGTGGACTCGGCAGAGGCGGGAGCTGTCCTTATCAATTCTAGCTCATTTCCCTCACCCCGGCCCTGCCTGCTTCCCTGCTTCGCAAACTGTTGGCTTCCCCGTCACCACTCAGTTTTACTAATTTTCCAGAGACGCCTTTAAACCTGCCAGGAGAATCCCTCCAGCTCCCTCACCCCGACCTCTTCTCCCCcctacccccctcccccgcatTTCAAGGAGCAGAAGTTCACGCGTGTATCTCTCCTTCCCTTGTGGGGCGGCACCGGGGAATatgaggagggaggaagtggggccaCTTAAGGGTATTTAGAGGGAGAGCCGGGAGGCCCAGAGGGATTCATGTGGACGGTACTCCCTCCCCGGCACCAGGCTCAGTGGCTTTAACTCCAGTAACTACCAGAAGTTCAAGTTAACTGGCAGGTGTTGAGGGGGGGGGGCtgtccaagggggaggggagcgcAGTTCGGTGCGGGGTCTCTGCACCCCACACAGCCTCGCCACCGGAAACCGCAGCTTCCTTCAGAGCCCCTCCGTACAGCCCCCAGCGGCCCCCCACTCGGGCACCCCCactcccctggccctggaactacTTCTGTAAAAACTCTGAGCCGCCCGTGTCTAGGCAGAGGAGGGCAGGATGGGGGGAGGCGAGGCAAAATCGatacgccaggtccttaacctgtaaTTGCACCTTCTAGGGCTGAGCAGAAAGGGACCCTCTGCCCACATCCCGCCCGCGCGCCCGCCGGCCGGGGagagctgccgccgccgccgcccagcTCAGAGGGATCCCGCCGGACCTGCCCCTTCCACTGCGGCTCACTCTGCCCTCCCTGGCGCCAGTCCTGGATCGCCGGCTTCCTATTTACACCGGACTGGGCTCCACTCGACTCACTTTATCATCCCATTCCAGGTGGACCCCAACCTCCCCTTGAGCTCCCTCCCCCGGCTGCACCCCACCCTCCGCCCCCAAAGCTCTGGCTTTCGTGAAACATCTCCCAGAGTCTCCCTTTAAGTGGACCCGGTCATACCTCTAGCTCTCCCCGCTTCgttgtctccccccacccccatcttttcCTGTCCCCCTTCTGGTTCTCCTCCTTTGCCTTTCCCCCTCATCTGCTTATTTCTTGCAATAGGAGTTTTATTCTTTATGAGCGTTTGCCACACAACCACCCCGGCTACCCTTCTGAAAgactccctccccgtccctcccCCCCGCGCCAACAATccaaaagacagaacaaaataCACACAAGGCAGACACAAGGCCAGAAACTTACCTGCTTTCAACCAGCTGCAAAGTCAAGGCTCACTTAAgctcccccccaaaaatcaattgtccttcctttttaaaggttTGCTCTCTCCTTGGGAGGGGGGGAAAACACCTTCTGGTTCCCAACTCCAGGCAGTCACTCTTTACAATTTATTTTGTCGTACATCATTTGATCACCATGAATTAGCAACAGCAAGAAAATgtaggagagggagaaaagagaaagagagagggagagagagggagagagagagagggagcagagCTTTCtgcaagagaagaagaagaaaaaatgtacgTGTGACAAATTATGCTACCAAGAAACAACACATCATTATCCTTGGGCCTGGGGCTCAGTGAGTCGTAACGAGAGTAATAGGAAATCCACGGTTGGGGAGAGAAACGGTCGTGCTTGGCCAGTAGAGAGAGACCATACAGGGGGATGGATGCTGGAGAGACTCGCAAAATTATGGCTCAAGGCTATTGTAAAAATTGTCGAGCGTAAATGACTGCGATTTCAAACATCTttggaagaaagaaggggaaaaagcgagccccccctccctccctctccctctctctccctctctcttctctctctctataaaGAACCGTCAAGTTTTAGTGCGCATTGCTAATTAGTCAATTTCTCTCTGCCTTCACAGGCTGGCGACTTCGCTGCTGAGCTGAAACTGCTAATTTCTGTGACCAGCTTTTTTCTTAGCTGTGATCTGGATGAATGAGTAGCTGTCTCACAGagatgacaaaaataaactctaatcCCCCCCAAAATTTCCACTACATCTTTCTCATGCATAGATTTATGATCTTCAAGCGCTCTGTGCAATATGCAAACTTTTTTTGTGTCTGTATATGTGCTGTTGTTTCCAGATTTCACTACATTGGTATGCTGCTTTTCCCTttcactcccccctccccccacgctATGAAATGCAGAAACCGTCTGATCTCCAAGTATGCCAGGATGCCACTTTATAGTGTCTTGGTATTTGGGGGTTTGAGTCTGATTTGGGAGTCAGGAGCCCTGGCCTAAGAGGTGAGTGGCTGAGTGTACAAcccggggtgggggcagtggagCTGGTGGAATAGAAGGCAGCCCTTTGCTTTACTTTTGTTTCCCTGCCCTATTCAAGCTTTATGATCTTGTTGGAAAACatattttctccatcattttaTCCGGTTATACCATCGTCTCTGAACTTCTCTGTCAGTTCTTCCACAATAAGGGTTCAGAAGTAACATTTCTGGGGGAGGAAGATTATCCTTTTGTCAGAT contains the following coding sequences:
- the KLHL14 gene encoding kelch-like protein 14 gives rise to the protein MSRSGDRTSTFDPSHSDNLLHGLNLLWRKQLFCDVTLTAQGQQFHCHKAVLASCSQYFRSLFSSHPPLGGGVGGQDGLGAPKDPQQQQQPPQQPPQQQQPPPQEEPGTPSSSPDDKLLTSPRAINNLVLQGCSSIGLRLVLEYLYTANVTLSLDTVEEVLSVSKILHIPQVTKLCVQFLNDQISVQNYKQVCKIAALHGLEETKKLANKYLVEDVLLLNFEEMRALLDSLPPPVESELALFQMSVLWLEHDRETRMQYAPDLMKRLRFALIPAPELVERVQSVDFMRTDPVCQKLLLDAMNYHLMPFRQHCRQSLASRIRSNKKMLLLVGGLPPGPDRLPSNLVQYYDDEKKTWKILTIMPYNSAHHCVVEVENFLFVLGGEDQWNPNGKHSTNFVSRYDPRFNSWIQLPPMQERRASFYACRLDKHLYVIGGRNETGYLSSVECYNLETNEWRYVSSLPQPLAAHAGAVHNGKIYISGGVHNGEYVPWLYCYDPVMDVWARKQDMNTKRAIHTLAVMNDRLYAIGGNHLKGFSHLDVMLVECYDPKGDQWNILQTPILEGRSGPGCAVLDDSIYLVGGYSWSMGAYKSSTICYCPEKGTWTELEGDVAEPLAGPACATVILPACVPYNK